The window AAAGGGATCAAATTCAACAGAACACCAGTTATCAGTAGTAAACTTTCGAACAGAAATCAAGTTTTTAACAATTTGAGGTGTGACCAGAACATTTTTGAGAGAAAAGTtacgagaagaagaaggaatagAAGATGATCCAGAGAAAAGAACTGGAATTGTGGAACCATTTCCCACAACAACAGACTGATTGACACTAGTTCTGAAATCAGAATTGAGAATACCTGAAGATGCAGCGAGGTGACTGGTTGCACCACTGTCCATATACCAGTCTGCAGCACCTGGATCACCCAGAGTCATGGTGTTGAACGCCTGAGCGAAATCTGTAGTCGGCTGCACCTCTGTGATAGCCATATTAGCCTGATTCACATTGGAAGGACGCGATCCGAGAAGGCCACGATTGAGCTGCTGCTGATACATGAATTGATTCCATGGAGGTAGTTGCTGCTGCCATGGGGGGTACTGTTGCTGCTGGTATTGAGGTGGCCAAAACTGATTGTTCCAGTTGTTGTATCTGTTGTTGTTGCGACCACGTGATCGGTTTCCACCATTTTTCCTGTTGCCTCGATAGTTGTTAAACTTCTGGTGCTGTTGACGGTCGTTGTTTTGAGGCGGAGTAGCAACGGTAAGAGCAGTATCGGAGGACGAGTGATCCTTGTGTTTGGCAACCGCTTTGTTGAAGCGCTTAAGACGTGTTTCTTCCATTAGAAGCATTGACTTGGCAGTTTCAAATGATGGGAACGGGTCTCTGTGTTGAATGACGTTGATGATGTTGTCGAACTTTTCATTTAAGCCATTGAGAAGAAACGTAACAAGAGTTCGATCAGCTATCGGGGCAGCTACATTGGCGAGACGATCGGAGAGAGATTTCAGCTTCTGAGAGTAATCTTCGATGGACATGTCTCCAATCTCAGTAGTTCTTAGTTCGTTGTCGAGTTGTATGGCCCTAGCCTCTTTGTTGTTGCGGAACTTGTTTTCAATACGAACCCATATGTCTCGAGCAGTTCCACCAGTTTCAAAAGCACTGCGAAAGAGTTGAGGAGCCAAAGTGCCGTAGATCCATAACTTAACCAAACCATCGCGTTTGTTCCACACCGCATCGTCATTGCTTTGGGGAGTAGCAGAGCCGTCTACGTGACCAACAACGTCAAAGGCGACGCAGTGCATGAGGAAGAGTTCACGCCAGGCATCGTAGTTATGATCATCAAGATCCAGAATCAGAGGTATATGCGATTTGATGTTTGTAACACCAAACGCTCTCTCTGTGTCAAAGTTAGCAGCAGCCATGGAAGCGATAGATTAGAGgataaagaaagagaagaaagagaaaagaaatttgagaatgagaaagagaaaagagaaaagagaTTTGAGAATTTGGTTCAGGAGCAATttttaagctctgataccatgatagtTTGTGAAAATCCTCATCGGACTCATTCTCATTAAACGGCATTATAAAGCCAAAGTTGTTCCACAAAATGTGGGATTTACAAGATATGTGCAACTGATAAATCTAAACATCAATATACAGAATCTACATAGTATATTCTTAATAAATTTACAATACGCTCTTAAGCTGTATAAGAAGGAAATATAGTCATGAGACTTTGGGGGCGATAGTAGTGTGTAAATATTATTCTGAACGTAAATATTATTCTGAACATGGTTCGATATTGACAATGCGTTATGGCTGTAAACAGATGCTGCTGCACTGCATAGCTATCGTCGCTTTCAACAAATGAATACGAGGTAAACAAATGCATCTAAGTAGTGTCACATAATGAGAAGAAGATCATATGGTACAAAAGAGGTAAAAGCAAAGTTTCTAGAAATAACAACCACATAAATTTGTCTTTCAAAcacatttagaaaaaaatacaaaaatagcAAGTGAGATATCTGACCCAAAGCATTAGCTACTATCAACCACGGCTCATCTCCCAGAAGGCAACCTCGTGTTCAAGAACACGTACCAGAACATCTTCAGCTTCAACCAAAGCTTCCCTGGAGGCATTCTCCAGACAACGTTCAGCGATGTTCTTCACACACAAACAGTACTGTCTAAACCCGTCGTTACCCCACCGATTGCAAGCTCCGGTAAGCTCCGCCGGAGTTTTGTTCCCATCCCCCAAACAGTGAGCAAAGCTCTCTTGATACACCGCTTCGATCCCCCAGAAAGCCGTCATCACCACCGAATACTCCACCTCACTACCCATCATAGCTTCAAGAAACCTTTGAataaaccacaaaaaaaaaacaactcatCGAGAATCTCTCAAAACCAAGAACTAACTAAATCGAATACCTGCTATATTCTTGATTAGCCTTTTGAGACACAACGGTCGAGAAATCAACACCCCATTTCGAGCCTTCACTTTTAAACCACTCGATCTCATCATTCAACGAAGCTAAACCACCAAGCACGACCTCCATGTCGGAAGTCTCGCCGGATTCTTTGCCGGCTCTGATCAGAACATTCGCTACAAACGGCACGAACTCCCTCACGAATAGGTAATCTTGACCCTGCCACCAAAAACGAAGCCGTTTTAGGCTCACCGAGTGATTATTAATCTTTCGTTTCATCGGTAATTCAACAGTACCAGCCAAGTTTTGAAGGAGGAGAGATCAACGGATCCGTCGCGGATGGAGACGACGAAGTCATGACGTGTAGCTGCCGTGTATAACGAACGGTGCTTATCAAGCCACGTGTCGATCATGCCTCTCTTCTCTGTTTTCTCCATTGAAGTTGCGAGATTCTTCACCGATCATCCTGTCTTGTCCCCGCCAACGTTGACTCTTTGCTCTGTAGCGTACATGTCTTATTGGGCTTTAAGGTAATAGCCCAAGGCCCGGTTAGATTCAACTATATAACGGCAGTTAAGTAAAGTAAAGACACGACAGAAGAGCGCTAGTGACGTGGCAATTTTTGAAGACACGAACGAAGCGTTGCTTACGTGGCAATATTTAAGATGCATTGCTGTCTGAAAGAGTGATGACGTGGAACTGTTTTTCTAATTATTCTCAGTTGTCGTTCTCACCCTAATAATGAACTATATATGAATTTGACTAGATGTTTATGTTGATTTGGTGTAGCGTCTTGTCTTTATAAGCCAAATGAATAGCTGATGTGGTTGATCTTCAATTTTGGAAGAAACTTACAGTAATCATGTCCTTTTAATAAACGCAGATTCATAACTATAGCTGATGAAATTAACATTGTTGATGCAAACCAAACTAGGCGGTAAAAAAGAAGATGATCAAAGCTGATCGATGAACGTGCGAAAATTCATTGCTGCTAATGGTGTTTGTTGGTCGTTtggtatataaatatgattaaagTGCATAAAACAGAGTAGCTAATTATGTGTGTCATTGTATGCAACTTAGTTAATAGATTTGATTATAGCTTGTGGCCAAGTTAACAACAATCTTGTATTTTGGATTTAAATATTGACCTTCTTACTGGATCTAAGTTGAAATAGAGTATACAATATGTTTATAACTATTTGTCATTTTGATATTAACTCTGTACATTATCTCTAAAGTGTTTGCTTTATTGAGTTTCAGAATATTTAAGTCTAATATAATTCAAGGTCAAGAGAATGCATGCATGTGTCGACAGTATCGTGcggtctatatatatatgtgtttgtttcctttcttttttctctGGTGTGTGATCCAGAGGGTGATCTCATCTTTGTACcatagtttttactttttactttaAAGTTTCTAGAGAAAAAGTTTTCTAGTTTGACTGTCTTGAAAATAGAAACGTTAAAAAAGGTACTGAATATATAAtcatttcaaatttattaatgAGACGTTAGCTGAAACTTTTAGTTGatcataaacaaaatattattaaatagtaatataattttaattgttAGTTAAAACAAAACGTAAAAATGGTAAAGTTTGAAGCGTGTCTTTTGCCACATAAGGGATTTTCAGGTACTAAAACTAGCATTCTGCTTTGACGTGTCTGTGAAGTCAGTATTTCTTGACAGCTCTTTTATGTTTTACCATAGAAAGACAAAATTCAACGGAAGTAATCACTTTGACTATGACCCTTTGTAGTTTCGAAAATAAtgaaaaaggttaaaaaaaatactttgaaAATGAATAACTAGACATGCTTCTTATCTCACTTACATAACCAGAGAGAGAGCCATAGAAACTGGGAGAGATAGAAGAGGAAGTGTTGAAGGAGAGAGATGGAGTGGAACCGTGGTTTTGGTCGGGTTAAGGAAGAAAGAAAGAGCTTGAGCTTCTTCAAGATATTTCACAGTGCAGATTTATCCTCTGAATCCATGGTAACTCTCTTCTTGTCATTAGCTTTGTGATTTTCTTGATAATGACTGTTTCAAAAGcagagttttttttcttttgtgtgtttAGTATGTTTCAAGTTAAAGATTCAGTCTTGTGGGTGGTGTTTTTGAAACTGTTGGATCTCTTAGTCTTTTAGCTTGCTTTGTCTCGTTTAGAAAGTGACCTCTTAGTTTGTTTACTCATTACTTTAGGTTTCAAAGTCTTTGATGTAACTTACCAAGAACGTTAACTGTTTTGACATTCTTTTGATTGCATGTTGAAACCAGAGAGGGATCCCTTACGACTTCATGAAAAACGTCTCTAAGGAAGACTTCTCCCGCAAGATGGTGATAAGAACAAAATGGGGAAGGTCATGGGAAGTAGACATCTCCATGAACCCTAGGTTCTACTACATGGAGAAGTCCGGATGGAACCAGTTTGTAACCGACAATGCTTTGGGAGCAAACGAGTTTGTGACCTTCACTCACAACGGTTTAATGTGCTTCAATGTCAACATCTATAAGGAGAGTGGCAAGGAGATTGTTTTAACCCACACAACGACTCCATTTAGTAAGCTCTCCGTTTAACTATTTGTTGAAACAGATGAGATTATGAAAGAAGAAACCAACTCTTTACTTTGATGATTGCAAAACAGGTGGGATCAAGAATGAAGAAGGTGAGAGAAGCTACAAAGATGTCAAGAAGGAAGATGAGTCCATGGGAGGAGGAGTTGGGCATGTGGAGATTGGTGAATCATCGAGAGGAGCTGCGCTTAGAAAGAAGAAAGCTGAGAAGcacaagaagagaaagaaagtgAAGTATGGTGTTCCAAGATTCAAAATCACCATAACCAAATCATACCTCAGGTCACTGGTAAGATTAATACGAAACACTCAACAGCCATACTACACAAAGTCTCTCTCTATATTGGTTGATTATATGATAATCTCTGTTTGTTGTTTTCTTTACCAGCCAATCCCAACGTTTTTTGAGAAGAGGTACCTCAAGAGTGAGTCTAAGGTGTACAAGATACATCACTCGGAAGGAGATGGTTCATGGGAGGTGCTTTCCTTGGTTCATCAGGCTCATATAGTGTTATCACGTGGATGGGTTAAACTGGCACGAGAGTACCCGTTAGCAATTGGTGACAGGTGCACCTTCCATCTCGTTAAACCTACTGAGTTTGTCCTCACCTCCAAGAAGGCCAAGGCCATAGAGATCACTATCAGCGATTGATGAATGAATGTTTTACCGTCTTTGCAGCTTTCTTATATCTATGGAGACAATATGATATTATGTGTTGTGTTTGTATTGTTTATGCTCCCCAGACTTAAAGTTGCTTTTATCTGCTTATGAAGTTAGTCTTGAGACTTTAACTTGCTTGATATGTTTATGAGTTTAGGATCAAAGATCAAAGTAGGTAGTAAAAAACCCTTGACATGGCTCCTACTTCCCATTATCATTTCCCATTATCTCATCACTGCAAAGTAAAGATTATTCCATACTTGTCAATATGTGTAATCTATTTCAACTTCAAACCAAGTTTGAGATGTTGAAAAACATATGGAGAAAGAGGAGAAAACTTTACCTCTTAAGACCACCAAGGCCTCGGTGACTTCATCACTACTGTAATCTGCTCGTGTTTCAAAACAGTTCCAAACACTTGTCGTCA of the Brassica rapa cultivar Chiifu-401-42 chromosome A03, CAAS_Brap_v3.01, whole genome shotgun sequence genome contains:
- the LOC103859692 gene encoding B3 domain-containing protein At3g17010 isoform X1, whose protein sequence is MEWNRGFGRVKEERKSLSFFKIFHSADLSSESMRGIPYDFMKNVSKEDFSRKMVIRTKWGRSWEVDISMNPRFYYMEKSGWNQFVTDNALGANEFVTFTHNGLMCFNVNIYKESGKEIVLTHTTTPFSGIKNEEGERSYKDVKKEDESMGGGVGHVEIGESSRGAALRKKKAEKHKKRKKVKYGVPRFKITITKSYLRSLVRLIRNTQQPYYTKSLSILVDYMIISVCCFLYQPIPTFFEKRYLKSESKVYKIHHSEGDGSWEVLSLVHQAHIVLSRGWVKLAREYPLAIGDRCTFHLVKPTEFVLTSKKAKAIEITISD
- the LOC103859690 gene encoding bifunctional TENA-E protein; protein product: MEKTEKRGMIDTWLDKHRSLYTAATRHDFVVSIRDGSVDLSSFKTWLGQDYLFVREFVPFVANVLIRAGKESGETSDMEVVLGGLASLNDEIEWFKSEGSKWGVDFSTVVSQKANQEYSRFLEAMMGSEVEYSVVMTAFWGIEAVYQESFAHCLGDGNKTPAELTGACNRWGNDGFRQYCLCVKNIAERCLENASREALVEAEDVLVRVLEHEVAFWEMSRG
- the LOC103859692 gene encoding B3 domain-containing protein At3g17010 isoform X2, yielding MEWNRGFGRVKEERKSLSFFKIFHSADLSSESMRGIPYDFMKNVSKEDFSRKMVIRTKWGRSWEVDISMNPRFYYMEKSGWNQFVTDNALGANEFVTFTHNGLMCFNVNIYKESGKEIVLTHTTTPFSGIKNEEGERSYKDVKKEDESMGGGVGHVEIGESSRGAALRKKKAEKHKKRKKVKYGVPRFKITITKSYLRSLPIPTFFEKRYLKSESKVYKIHHSEGDGSWEVLSLVHQAHIVLSRGWVKLAREYPLAIGDRCTFHLVKPTEFVLTSKKAKAIEITISD